In Microbispora sp. ZYX-F-249, a single genomic region encodes these proteins:
- a CDS encoding RICIN domain-containing protein, with product PSATPTSGGGSGQIRGVASGRCLDVANASTSDGAQVQLWDCNGQTNQTWASTSAGEIRVYGNKCLDAAGSGNGAKVQIYSCWGGDNQKWRVNSDGSIQGVQSGLCLDAVGAGTGNGTQLQLYSCHGGTNQKWTWNR from the coding sequence TCCGAGCGCGACTCCCACTTCCGGTGGCGGCAGTGGGCAGATCAGGGGTGTCGCCTCCGGACGATGCCTGGACGTGGCGAACGCGAGCACCTCGGACGGCGCTCAGGTGCAGCTGTGGGACTGCAACGGCCAGACCAACCAGACCTGGGCGTCCACCTCCGCCGGTGAGATCCGGGTGTACGGCAACAAGTGCCTGGACGCGGCGGGCTCCGGCAACGGCGCCAAGGTCCAGATCTACAGCTGCTGGGGCGGCGACAACCAGAAGTGGCGCGTCAACTCCGACGGCAGCATCCAGGGCGTCCAGTCCGGGCTGTGCCTCGACGCCGTCGGCGCCGGCACCGGCAACGGCACCCAGCTCCAGCTCTACTCCTGCCACGGCGGCACCAACCAGAAGTGGACCTGGAACCGATAG
- a CDS encoding penicillin acylase family protein, with the protein MHARLRRAIIAAAALALVAVGLPAAPAAAAAPYYPPDDYCLGQCADILPPGQNGNATLVDILGNQALGTYPAHSKDQLGRYADLISGYTGLTDEQISAFFNDSGFGVPANQVDGTERPRSDVTIVRDKATGVPHITGTTREGTMFGAGYAGAQDRLWLMDLMRHVGRGELTPFAGGAAGNRELEQSVWRNSPYTEADLQAQIDRLRTAGPRGAQLYADVQNYVAGINAYIDRCMADRDCPGEYVLTGHLDAITNKGGPEDFRMTDLIAISGVIGGLFGGGGGAEMQSALVRVAARAKYGAAEGDRVWAAFRAQNDPETVLTLHDGQSFPFGAAPSGATGVVLPDAGTTAPVDITANETGTATSATTQAVSALTGLTVDNSKPGMSNAIVVSAAKATGGHPIAVFGPQTGYFAPQLLMLEELSGPGVRARGAAFAGLNLYVLLGRGTDYAWSATSAAEDITDTYAVTLCDPNGGAPTVSSDHYLYHGACTAMETLKKTNSWKPNTADSTAAGSYDLVVKRTKYGLVTWRGTVGGVPTAFTTLRSTYQHEADSAIGFQMFNDPAEMGSADAFRNSASTIGFAFNWFYVNSADAAYFMSGNVPVRSVVSDPNLPMAGDSAHEWGGFDPAANTASYLPPSAHPQAVNQDYFVSWNNKQAKDFGASDGNFSFGAVHRGDLLDAPVRAALSSGTLDRAGVVKIMASAATTDLRGWKVLPKLLRVVNSAAISDPALASAVAKLSAWAAAGAKRQETSKGSKTYAHADAIRIFDAWWPKLVRAQFRPGLGDGLYQALVNALQINESPSGHQQGDVSSLPGSANEAQAHKGSSFQYGWWGYVDKDIRAVLGDPVAAPLPATYCGATVAACRTVLLDSLAAALAEPAATTYPGDDSCSAGDQWCADAVRQSPLGGVKHSLISWQNRPTYQQVVSFPAHRGDDVTDLALGRTASASSTQGSYSPAKAVDGDPGSRWASAWSDNQYIQVDLGSAKTVSRVILRWEAAYASSYRIQTSADGTTWTTVAQTTTGDGGVDTVTFAPGAARHVRMQGVKRGTGYGYSLYSFEVYGR; encoded by the coding sequence ATGCACGCGCGCCTTCGACGGGCGATCATCGCTGCCGCCGCGCTGGCCCTGGTCGCCGTCGGCCTGCCCGCGGCACCGGCCGCCGCCGCCGCCCCCTATTACCCGCCCGACGACTACTGCCTGGGCCAGTGCGCGGACATCCTCCCGCCCGGCCAGAACGGCAACGCCACCCTCGTCGACATCCTGGGCAACCAGGCCCTCGGCACCTACCCCGCCCACAGCAAGGACCAGCTCGGCAGGTACGCCGACCTCATCTCCGGCTACACCGGGCTCACCGACGAGCAGATCTCCGCGTTCTTCAACGACAGCGGCTTCGGCGTGCCGGCGAACCAGGTCGACGGCACAGAGCGCCCGCGCTCGGACGTCACCATCGTCCGCGACAAGGCGACCGGCGTCCCGCACATCACCGGCACCACCCGGGAGGGCACCATGTTCGGCGCCGGATACGCCGGCGCGCAGGACCGCCTGTGGCTGATGGACCTCATGCGCCACGTCGGCAGGGGCGAGCTGACGCCGTTCGCCGGCGGCGCGGCCGGCAACAGGGAGCTGGAGCAGAGCGTCTGGCGCAACTCCCCCTACACGGAGGCCGATCTCCAGGCGCAGATCGACCGGTTGCGGACCGCCGGGCCCAGGGGCGCCCAGCTGTACGCGGACGTGCAGAACTACGTCGCCGGGATCAACGCGTACATCGACCGCTGCATGGCCGACCGCGACTGCCCGGGCGAGTACGTGCTGACCGGCCATCTCGACGCGATCACGAACAAGGGTGGCCCGGAGGACTTCCGGATGACCGATCTGATCGCGATCTCCGGCGTGATCGGCGGCCTGTTCGGCGGTGGCGGCGGCGCGGAGATGCAGTCGGCCCTCGTCCGCGTGGCCGCGCGGGCGAAGTACGGCGCCGCCGAGGGGGACAGGGTGTGGGCGGCCTTCCGCGCCCAGAACGACCCGGAGACCGTGCTGACCCTGCACGACGGGCAGAGCTTCCCCTTCGGGGCGGCGCCGTCCGGCGCGACCGGAGTGGTGCTGCCCGACGCCGGCACGACCGCGCCGGTCGACATCACGGCCAACGAGACCGGCACCGCCACCTCCGCGACCACGCAGGCCGTCAGCGCGCTCACCGGGCTCACGGTCGACAATTCCAAACCGGGCATGTCCAACGCCATCGTGGTCTCGGCCGCAAAGGCGACCGGCGGTCACCCGATCGCCGTGTTCGGCCCGCAGACCGGCTACTTCGCGCCGCAACTGCTCATGCTGGAGGAGCTGTCCGGCCCCGGCGTCCGGGCACGCGGCGCGGCGTTCGCCGGGCTCAACCTCTACGTGCTGCTCGGACGCGGGACCGACTACGCCTGGAGCGCCACCTCAGCCGCCGAGGACATCACCGACACGTACGCGGTGACGTTGTGCGACCCGAACGGCGGCGCGCCCACGGTCTCGTCGGACCACTACCTCTACCACGGCGCCTGCACCGCGATGGAGACGCTGAAGAAGACCAACTCCTGGAAGCCCAACACGGCCGACTCCACCGCCGCCGGGTCGTACGACCTGGTCGTCAAGCGCACCAAGTATGGCCTGGTGACCTGGCGGGGCACGGTCGGCGGCGTGCCGACGGCGTTCACCACGCTGCGCTCGACCTACCAGCACGAGGCGGACTCCGCGATCGGGTTCCAGATGTTCAACGACCCGGCCGAGATGGGGTCGGCGGACGCGTTCCGCAACTCGGCCTCCACCATCGGCTTCGCGTTCAACTGGTTCTACGTGAACTCCGCCGACGCGGCGTACTTCATGTCCGGCAACGTCCCCGTACGGTCGGTGGTGTCCGACCCGAACCTGCCCATGGCCGGCGACTCCGCGCACGAGTGGGGCGGCTTCGACCCGGCGGCCAACACGGCGTCCTACCTCCCGCCCTCGGCGCATCCGCAGGCGGTCAACCAGGACTACTTCGTGAGCTGGAACAACAAGCAGGCCAAGGACTTCGGCGCGTCGGACGGCAACTTCAGCTTCGGCGCGGTCCACCGGGGCGACCTGCTCGACGCGCCGGTGAGAGCGGCCCTGTCCTCGGGCACCCTCGACCGCGCCGGAGTCGTGAAGATCATGGCGTCGGCCGCGACGACCGATCTGCGCGGATGGAAGGTGCTGCCCAAGCTGCTGCGCGTCGTGAACAGCGCCGCCATCTCCGATCCCGCTCTGGCCTCGGCCGTCGCCAAGCTGTCCGCCTGGGCCGCCGCCGGCGCCAAGCGGCAGGAGACCTCGAAGGGCAGCAAGACGTACGCGCACGCCGACGCCATCCGGATCTTCGACGCGTGGTGGCCGAAGCTGGTCCGGGCGCAGTTCCGGCCCGGACTGGGCGACGGGCTCTACCAGGCGCTGGTCAACGCGCTGCAGATCAACGAGTCGCCCTCCGGGCACCAGCAGGGCGACGTCTCCTCGCTGCCCGGCTCGGCCAACGAGGCACAGGCCCACAAGGGCTCGTCGTTCCAGTACGGCTGGTGGGGCTACGTGGACAAGGACATCCGGGCCGTGCTCGGCGACCCGGTGGCCGCTCCCCTGCCGGCGACGTACTGCGGGGCCACCGTGGCGGCCTGCCGTACGGTCCTGTTGGACAGCCTGGCGGCCGCGCTGGCCGAACCGGCGGCGACGACCTACCCGGGTGACGACTCCTGCTCGGCGGGCGACCAGTGGTGCGCCGACGCCGTCCGGCAGTCCCCGCTCGGCGGGGTCAAGCACTCGCTGATCTCGTGGCAGAACCGGCCGACCTACCAGCAGGTGGTCTCGTTCCCCGCGCACCGCGGCGACGACGTGACCGACCTCGCCCTGGGCCGTACGGCGAGCGCGTCGAGCACGCAGGGTTCCTACAGCCCGGCCAAGGCCGTCGACGGAGACCCCGGCAGCCGGTGGGCCAGCGCGTGGAGCGACAACCAGTACATCCAGGTCGATCTCGGCTCGGCGAAGACCGTGAGCCGGGTGATCCTGCGCTGGGAGGCGGCGTACGCCTCGTCGTACCGGATCCAGACCTCGGCGGACGGCACGACGTGGACCACCGTCGCGCAGACGACCACGGGCGACGGCGGCGTGGACACCGTCACGTTCGCGCCGGGCGCCGCGCGCCACGTGCGGATGCAGGGGGTCAAGCGGGGCACCGGCTACGGCTACTCGCTGTACTCCTTCGAGGTGTACGGCAGATAG